The Tistrella bauzanensis genome includes a window with the following:
- a CDS encoding DUF1127 domain-containing protein, with product MTAFIPGVISLKNLIARTVRWRLERRTYAELKSLDDRMLADIGISRGEIRSVASHGRHGHEAAGFGA from the coding sequence ATGACCGCCTTCATTCCCGGCGTCATCTCGCTCAAGAACCTGATCGCCCGGACGGTCCGGTGGCGCCTGGAGCGTCGGACCTATGCCGAGCTGAAGTCGCTCGACGACCGCATGCTGGCCGATATCGGCATCTCGCGTGGCGAGATCCGCTCGGTCGCCTCGCATGGCCGCCATGGCCATGAGGCCGCCGGCTTCGGCGCCTGA
- a CDS encoding ABC transporter ATP-binding protein — protein MTAVLEVEGIGLKFGGVAALTDVSLTVEEGSITTVIGPNGAGKTSLFNAISGFYKPDSGRVRYRGRDISRLKPPARAALGLARTFQNIALFRGMTVLDNIKLGAHVHLKTGLVDALIYRGRARAEEARLRREVEERIIDFLEIDHIRGLPVGALPYGLQKRVELARALAMRPSVLMLDEPVAGMNREEREDMARFILDVKDEWGVTVLMVEHDMSLVMDISDHVVVLNFGRQIAAGRPADVQGDPEVIRAYLGAGDVGQMRERLMAGQEAA, from the coding sequence ATGACCGCTGTCCTGGAGGTTGAGGGCATCGGATTGAAATTCGGCGGCGTGGCTGCCCTGACCGATGTATCGCTGACCGTCGAAGAAGGCTCGATCACGACGGTGATCGGCCCGAACGGCGCGGGCAAGACCTCGCTGTTCAACGCGATATCGGGGTTCTACAAGCCCGATAGCGGGCGCGTGCGGTATCGTGGCCGCGACATCAGCCGGCTGAAGCCGCCGGCCCGCGCGGCGCTGGGCCTGGCTCGCACCTTCCAGAATATCGCCTTGTTCCGCGGCATGACCGTGCTCGACAACATCAAACTCGGCGCACATGTGCATCTGAAGACCGGGCTGGTGGACGCGCTGATCTATCGCGGCCGCGCCCGCGCCGAGGAAGCACGGCTGCGGCGCGAGGTCGAGGAGCGGATCATCGATTTCCTGGAAATCGACCATATCCGCGGTCTGCCGGTCGGCGCCCTGCCATACGGCCTTCAGAAGCGGGTGGAACTGGCGCGTGCCCTGGCGATGCGGCCATCGGTGCTGATGCTGGACGAACCGGTGGCCGGCATGAACCGCGAGGAACGCGAGGACATGGCCCGCTTCATCCTGGACGTGAAGGATGAATGGGGCGTCACCGTGCTGATGGTCGAACACGATATGAGCCTGGTGATGGATATCTCCGATCATGTCGTGGTGCTGAATTTCGGCCGGCAGATCGCGGCAGGGCGCCCCGCCGATGTCCAGGGCGATCCTGAGGTGATCCGTGCCTATCTGGGCGCCGGCGATGTCGGCCAGATGCGGGAACGATTGATGGCGGGACAGGAAGCCGCCTGA
- a CDS encoding ABC transporter substrate-binding protein, whose protein sequence is MSTVQGAASRRDVLKYGGAAAALGLALKTGFGPRIALAADEIVIGGSLPMTGVFAFAGIAGHQGLNDYVEWLNENGGIDGRKVRYVMEDTGYKVDVSVAAFKKITAAHKPQFYFGDSTGFEKAIASELNQLGSTVMSGASFASELADPQRYPYHFIAGPSYAEQVGILLEYIKAEASGGAAPKVALVYSDTEFGRDPIASAKARIKTLGLELVDEIVTKPGSVDVSAEVLKLRRSRPDYVIFHGYVLSPINEFIVQMKQMGLKTKFMGTYYTMDKLLIDQVGEPSDGFMGVMPYNYYDSDANGPNLDAMRAYTRKVAPDVTYRPVPYVASWFTGMLFTEIARRTLAAGGDMSAKAMKAALESIEGWDTGGIMGLPVSLKGHSVPVGRIYQVKFSEKRYVPASDWIALT, encoded by the coding sequence ATGAGCACGGTTCAGGGGGCCGCCTCGCGGCGTGACGTGCTGAAATATGGTGGGGCGGCGGCGGCGCTGGGCCTGGCGCTGAAGACCGGCTTCGGTCCCCGGATCGCGCTGGCGGCCGACGAGATCGTGATCGGCGGCTCGCTGCCGATGACCGGCGTGTTCGCCTTCGCCGGCATCGCCGGTCATCAGGGCCTGAACGATTATGTCGAATGGTTGAACGAGAATGGCGGCATCGACGGCCGCAAGGTCCGCTATGTCATGGAGGACACCGGCTATAAGGTCGATGTGTCGGTGGCGGCATTCAAGAAGATCACCGCCGCCCATAAGCCGCAATTCTATTTCGGCGACAGCACCGGCTTCGAGAAAGCGATCGCGTCGGAGCTGAACCAGCTTGGCAGCACGGTGATGTCGGGGGCGAGTTTCGCCTCGGAACTGGCCGATCCGCAGCGCTACCCCTATCATTTCATTGCCGGCCCCAGTTATGCCGAGCAGGTCGGCATCCTGCTGGAATATATCAAGGCCGAGGCGAGCGGTGGTGCGGCACCCAAGGTCGCGCTGGTCTATAGCGACACCGAGTTCGGCCGCGATCCGATCGCGTCGGCCAAGGCGCGGATCAAGACGCTGGGGCTGGAACTGGTCGACGAGATCGTCACCAAGCCGGGCAGCGTGGACGTGTCGGCCGAGGTGTTGAAGCTGCGGCGGTCGCGGCCTGATTATGTGATCTTCCACGGTTATGTGCTGTCACCGATCAATGAATTCATCGTCCAGATGAAGCAGATGGGCCTGAAGACCAAGTTCATGGGCACCTATTACACCATGGACAAACTGCTGATCGATCAGGTCGGCGAGCCATCCGACGGCTTCATGGGGGTTATGCCTTACAACTATTATGACAGTGACGCCAACGGACCCAATCTGGATGCCATGCGCGCCTATACCAGGAAGGTCGCGCCGGACGTGACCTATCGGCCGGTACCCTATGTCGCGAGCTGGTTTACCGGCATGCTCTTCACCGAGATCGCCCGCCGCACGTTGGCTGCCGGCGGCGACATGTCGGCCAAGGCCATGAAGGCGGCATTGGAGAGCATCGAGGGCTGGGATACCGGCGGCATCATGGGCCTGCCGGTGTCGCTGAAGGGCCATTCGGTGCCGGTCGGCCGGATCTATCAGGTCAAGTTCTCGGAAAAGCGCTATGTCCCGGCCTCGGACTGGATCGCGTTGACCTGA
- a CDS encoding branched-chain amino acid ABC transporter permease, producing MRIGDAKTSYIADEQILDTPVRRAWFTALLVLIAAFPLIGNDYTIYLACLVAINVISATGLNILTGFTGQISLGQAAFMGLGGYTVAVLASRWGVPFIFTLPLAGLASAAFGVLVGLPSLRVKGLYLAIATLAASVILHFVFAHWDPVTGGIGGISIPPASLFGYVLDRDRDMYWLIMALAVLACMGARNLFRTRVGRAFIAIRDRDISAEVLGIDLLRWKLYAFALSSFYAGVAGGLFAYFFRVVTPESFPLTMSIFFLAAIIVGGMGTIMGGILGAIFMTLVPEALRFITSAVTPFYPQAPVVLSPMREVVFGLLIVLFLIFEPHGLAEMWRRLRRFFHLWPFRT from the coding sequence ATGCGTATCGGTGACGCCAAGACCAGCTATATCGCCGACGAGCAGATCCTGGACACGCCGGTACGCCGGGCGTGGTTCACGGCCCTGCTGGTTCTGATCGCGGCGTTCCCGTTGATCGGCAATGACTACACGATCTATCTGGCCTGTCTGGTCGCGATCAACGTGATCAGCGCCACCGGGCTGAACATCCTGACCGGCTTCACCGGCCAGATCTCGCTGGGGCAGGCCGCCTTCATGGGGCTTGGCGGCTATACCGTGGCGGTGCTTGCCAGCCGCTGGGGGGTGCCGTTCATCTTCACGCTGCCGCTGGCCGGGCTCGCATCGGCGGCCTTCGGCGTGCTGGTCGGCCTGCCATCGCTCAGGGTCAAGGGTCTGTATCTGGCGATCGCCACCCTGGCCGCCAGCGTCATCCTGCATTTCGTGTTCGCGCATTGGGATCCGGTCACCGGCGGCATCGGCGGCATCAGCATTCCGCCGGCATCGCTGTTCGGCTATGTGCTCGACCGCGACCGGGACATGTACTGGCTGATCATGGCGCTGGCGGTGCTGGCCTGCATGGGCGCACGCAACCTGTTCCGCACCCGGGTGGGGCGCGCCTTCATCGCCATCCGCGACCGCGACATCTCGGCCGAGGTGCTGGGCATCGATCTGCTGCGCTGGAAGCTCTATGCCTTCGCGCTCAGCTCGTTCTATGCCGGTGTCGCCGGCGGGCTGTTCGCCTATTTCTTCCGGGTGGTGACGCCTGAGAGCTTTCCGCTGACCATGTCGATCTTCTTTCTGGCGGCGATCATCGTCGGTGGCATGGGCACGATCATGGGCGGCATTCTGGGCGCGATCTTCATGACCCTGGTGCCTGAGGCGCTGCGCTTCATCACCTCGGCAGTGACACCGTTCTATCCGCAGGCGCCGGTGGTGCTGTCGCCGATGCGCGAGGTGGTGTTCGGCCTGCTGATCGTGCTGTTCCTGATCTTCGAACCCCATGGGCTGGCCGAAATGTGGCGCCGGCTCAGACGGTTCTTCCATCTGTGGCCATTCCGGACCTGA
- a CDS encoding branched-chain amino acid ABC transporter permease — translation MDWLFFGEVSLAGLATGGLYALIALGFVIIYKATRVINFAVGEMMMISAYLFLTFAGLLDWPWYVSLPLAVIGGSLLGGVIERVAIRPMLGENPISVVMVTIGIASVLIGLAEMLWTADPQLLPDFLPGEPLFIGEMYVAPKSAWAFIIAACVIAIYLLYFRFSRGGVALRATASDQAAAYSMGIAVPKVFSAAWIAGAFAAAISGILVAASGGLSPQMGVVGLSILVIVILGGLDSILGALIGGLFVGWFETIAGTYLGGEYRQLATFSLLALILIARPYGLFGTREIERL, via the coding sequence TTGGATTGGCTGTTCTTCGGGGAGGTCAGCCTTGCAGGGCTGGCGACCGGCGGGCTGTATGCGCTGATCGCGCTCGGGTTCGTGATCATCTACAAGGCGACGCGGGTCATCAACTTCGCCGTGGGCGAAATGATGATGATCTCGGCCTATCTGTTCCTGACCTTCGCCGGCCTGCTGGACTGGCCATGGTATGTGTCGCTGCCGCTGGCGGTGATCGGCGGCTCGCTGCTGGGCGGGGTGATCGAGCGGGTGGCGATCCGACCCATGCTGGGTGAGAACCCGATTTCGGTGGTGATGGTCACGATCGGCATCGCCAGTGTGCTGATCGGGCTGGCCGAGATGCTGTGGACCGCCGATCCGCAATTGCTACCCGATTTCCTGCCCGGCGAACCGCTGTTCATCGGCGAGATGTATGTGGCGCCCAAATCGGCCTGGGCCTTTATCATCGCCGCCTGCGTGATCGCCATCTATCTGCTGTATTTCCGCTTCTCGCGCGGGGGCGTGGCGCTCAGGGCCACGGCATCCGATCAGGCGGCGGCATATTCCATGGGCATCGCGGTGCCGAAGGTGTTCTCGGCGGCCTGGATCGCCGGGGCCTTCGCGGCAGCCATTTCAGGGATACTGGTCGCGGCCAGCGGCGGCCTCAGCCCGCAGATGGGCGTGGTCGGGCTGTCGATCCTGGTGATCGTGATCCTGGGCGGGCTGGACAGCATATTGGGGGCGCTGATCGGCGGGTTGTTCGTCGGCTGGTTCGAAACCATCGCCGGCACCTATCTGGGCGGCGAATACCGCCAGCTCGCCACCTTCTCGCTGCTGGCCCTGATCCTGATCGCGCGCCCCTATGGCCTGTTCGGCACCCGCGAGATCGAACGGCTGTAG
- a CDS encoding ABC transporter ATP-binding protein: MTIAASRSDPAGKAGDHAPPLLDIENIEVVYNHTVQVLRGLSIRVAPGAIVALLGANGAGKSTTLKTVSGLIRLENGGLTAGHIRFRGHEAWGRAPDSLVHDGLFHVMEGRRVFEDLTVEENLTAATYARKGGRRASGGDAGDPIEMVYGYFPRLKERRKGLAGYLSGGEQQMLAIGRALVADPQLIMLDEPSLGLAPMVVEEIFSIVLRINRERGTAVLLVEQNAAIALAVADYAYIMESGRVVIDGTPAELAANQDVQEFYLGHGGEDGAGRSFRDIKHYKRRKRWLS, from the coding sequence ATGACCATTGCCGCATCCCGTTCAGATCCCGCAGGCAAGGCAGGGGATCACGCGCCGCCGCTGCTCGACATCGAGAATATCGAGGTCGTCTATAATCACACGGTCCAGGTGCTGCGCGGTCTGTCGATCCGGGTTGCACCCGGCGCGATCGTGGCCCTGCTTGGCGCCAACGGGGCCGGCAAGTCGACGACCCTCAAGACCGTGTCCGGCTTGATCCGGCTGGAGAATGGCGGGCTGACCGCCGGCCATATCCGGTTTCGTGGCCATGAGGCCTGGGGGCGGGCGCCCGACAGCCTGGTGCATGATGGCCTGTTCCATGTGATGGAGGGCCGGCGGGTGTTCGAGGATCTGACGGTCGAGGAGAACCTGACCGCCGCGACCTATGCCCGTAAAGGCGGCCGGCGCGCGTCCGGTGGCGATGCGGGCGATCCGATCGAGATGGTTTATGGCTATTTCCCGCGGCTGAAGGAACGCCGCAAGGGGCTGGCCGGCTATCTGTCGGGTGGCGAACAGCAGATGCTGGCCATTGGCCGCGCCCTGGTTGCTGATCCGCAACTGATCATGCTGGACGAGCCGTCGCTGGGTCTGGCGCCGATGGTGGTGGAGGAGATCTTCTCGATCGTGCTGCGGATCAACCGCGAGCGCGGGACGGCCGTGCTGCTGGTGGAGCAGAACGCCGCGATCGCGCTGGCGGTTGCCGATTACGCCTACATCATGGAAAGCGGCCGGGTGGTCATCGACGGTACGCCGGCCGAGCTTGCAGCCAACCAGGACGTCCAGGAATTCTATCTGGGCCATGGTGGCGAGGACGGTGCCGGCCGGTCGTTCCGGGACATCAAGCATTACAAGCGGCGCAAACGGTGGCTGTCATGA
- a CDS encoding MBL fold metallo-hydrolase has translation MDRAAGIVYPLDTRPEPGHSLEVAPGIYWVRMPLPFALNHINLWLVDEGEDGWAVVDTGINTRMTTDMWEQVFEATLQGRPVTRVVVTHFHPDHMGLAGWMVRRWPGARFHASLGEWLMARSVWYEVASGNHDARLAYYQKAGLTPDEIEGIHGRTSGYRKGVSELPQSFTRMSRDTPLRMAGDDWQLLIGRGHAVEHVSLYSPARRVLISGDQVLPRISPNIAVWPAEPDGDPLAMFLADMPQFLELPEDTLVLPSHDAPFHGLHFRVNALAAHHRDRLDAILTACGERPMTVRDTFPLLFGNRTLDAQQLVFATGEALAHINNLVHQGLIRREIGTDGIWRFVRR, from the coding sequence ATGGATCGTGCCGCCGGGATTGTCTATCCCCTCGACACCCGCCCGGAGCCGGGACACAGTCTAGAAGTCGCACCAGGCATCTATTGGGTCCGGATGCCGCTGCCATTTGCGCTCAACCACATCAATCTGTGGCTGGTGGATGAAGGCGAGGACGGCTGGGCCGTCGTCGATACCGGCATCAACACCCGCATGACCACCGATATGTGGGAACAGGTCTTCGAGGCCACGCTTCAGGGACGTCCGGTCACCCGGGTCGTGGTCACCCATTTCCATCCCGACCATATGGGACTTGCCGGCTGGATGGTGCGCCGCTGGCCCGGTGCGCGGTTCCATGCCTCGCTTGGCGAATGGCTGATGGCGCGGTCGGTCTGGTACGAGGTCGCCTCGGGCAACCACGACGCCAGGCTTGCCTATTATCAGAAAGCGGGTCTGACGCCTGACGAGATCGAGGGCATTCACGGCCGCACCAGCGGCTATCGCAAGGGTGTGTCTGAACTGCCGCAGAGCTTCACCCGCATGTCGCGTGACACGCCATTGCGCATGGCCGGCGATGACTGGCAGCTGCTGATCGGCCGGGGCCATGCGGTCGAGCATGTGTCGCTGTATTCGCCGGCGCGCCGGGTGCTGATTTCAGGCGATCAGGTTCTGCCGCGGATCAGCCCCAATATTGCGGTCTGGCCGGCCGAACCCGATGGCGATCCGCTGGCCATGTTCCTGGCCGACATGCCGCAATTCCTGGAGCTTCCCGAAGACACGCTGGTTCTGCCATCGCATGACGCGCCGTTCCATGGCCTGCATTTCCGGGTGAACGCCCTGGCGGCCCATCACCGCGACCGGCTGGATGCCATCCTGACCGCCTGCGGTGAGCGACCGATGACGGTACGCGACACCTTCCCGCTGCTGTTCGGCAACCGGACTCTGGATGCACAGCAACTGGTCTTCGCCACCGGCGAGGCGCTGGCCCATATCAACAACCTGGTTCACCAGGGGTTGATCCGTCGTGAGATCGGGACGGACGGTATCTGGCGGTTCGTGCGGCGCTGA
- a CDS encoding ABC transporter substrate-binding protein — MKLNPIRTATAAVAATMIVAAAPAWAAGGKIGALMPLTGDLQAYGVASVTGAELALEEINSQGGLLGGKLGLEVADTQTNAQAGVDAAQRLVSVAGVNGLVGALSSGVSIPVATTVSATRSVPQISPASTSPVITSLDDKDFMFRSVPSDALQGTVMGKLAADEGYKTVSIMYINNDYGQGLAEEFTKTFEKNGGKVAATLAFEAGSASYRGELTNASKDGAEALVLIAYPENGTTVVRQALEEGLFSKFVFSDGLKAPEMSAAIGEEYLKDTVGIAPEALADSPAAKLFREAYEAKYKELPPKPYIDTTYDAVYVLALAMEKAGSTDGTKIRDALREVANAPGEKVMPGEWQKAVALIKEGKDIDYVGASGSLDFDAAGDVSGTFAIYEFKNGTVETREIVEPKL, encoded by the coding sequence ATGAAGCTCAATCCGATCCGGACCGCCACGGCGGCCGTTGCAGCCACGATGATCGTCGCCGCGGCACCGGCCTGGGCGGCCGGGGGCAAGATCGGCGCCCTTATGCCGCTGACTGGCGACCTGCAGGCCTATGGCGTGGCCTCGGTCACCGGTGCCGAGCTGGCGCTGGAAGAGATCAACAGCCAGGGCGGCCTGCTTGGCGGCAAGCTCGGCCTTGAGGTCGCCGACACCCAGACCAATGCCCAGGCGGGCGTTGATGCCGCCCAGCGGCTGGTGTCGGTGGCGGGTGTGAACGGCCTGGTCGGCGCGTTGTCGTCGGGCGTCAGCATTCCGGTGGCGACCACTGTCTCCGCCACGCGGTCGGTGCCGCAGATTTCGCCGGCGTCGACCTCGCCGGTGATCACCTCGCTGGACGACAAGGACTTCATGTTCCGCTCGGTGCCGTCCGATGCCCTTCAGGGTACCGTGATGGGCAAGCTTGCAGCCGATGAGGGCTACAAGACCGTGTCGATCATGTACATCAACAACGACTATGGCCAGGGTCTGGCGGAAGAGTTCACCAAGACCTTCGAGAAGAATGGCGGCAAGGTCGCGGCTACGCTGGCCTTCGAGGCTGGCAGCGCATCCTATCGCGGCGAGCTGACCAATGCATCGAAGGATGGCGCCGAGGCTCTGGTGCTGATTGCCTATCCTGAGAATGGCACCACGGTCGTGCGGCAGGCGCTGGAAGAGGGCCTGTTCAGCAAGTTCGTGTTCTCCGATGGCCTGAAGGCGCCCGAGATGTCGGCGGCGATCGGCGAGGAGTATCTGAAGGACACGGTCGGCATCGCGCCGGAAGCCCTGGCCGACAGCCCGGCCGCCAAGCTGTTCCGCGAGGCCTATGAGGCGAAGTACAAGGAACTGCCGCCGAAGCCCTATATCGACACCACCTATGATGCGGTCTATGTCCTGGCGCTGGCCATGGAGAAGGCCGGTTCGACCGATGGCACCAAGATCCGCGACGCGCTGCGCGAGGTCGCCAATGCGCCGGGCGAGAAGGTGATGCCGGGTGAGTGGCAGAAGGCGGTGGCGCTGATCAAGGAGGGCAAGGACATCGACTATGTCGGCGCATCGGGTTCGCTCGATTTCGATGCCGCGGGCGACGTGTCCGGCACCTTCGCGATCTATGAGTTCAAGAACGGCACGGTCGAGACGCGCGAGATCGTCGAGCCCAAGCTCTGA
- a CDS encoding AMP-dependent synthetase/ligase, whose product MTEREQARKPETMAVPVLTMPQMLREHARHRPSALAIRQKDFGIWQPITWSGYFERARAFGLGLEALGVTAGGHVGVLSENRAEWVIAQMGAGIIHAVTVGVYPTSPANEVAYVLAHADVDVVVVEDQEQADKVLDCRADLPRLRRIVVVDMRGLKAYDHPDLIPFDEVERLGAERHAAEPERADRLLDAQTLDDTALMIYTSGSTGKPKGAVITWRNIVHVVPGLIARLSLDRAASSLSYLPLCHVAEQAMTNFAPVYLGSLISFGESLRTVQSDLREVAPTFFMGVPRIWEKLHAAIHIKMAETGGWRKALYDRALADGMALAYKPRRQWTSAERLRFQIWYLLVYRALLNFIGLRRTHIALTGAAPISTDILRFFRAIGVPLVEVYGQTETAGVALGQLPEDPRPGTVGTAVDGVEVKLDPATSEILVRGGSVFAGYYKNEAATRDTIRDGWLHTGDVGEEVDGHIRIVDRIKDIMITAGGKNLSPTEIENAVKSSPYLKECVVIGDRRKFVSALIQIDYDTVARWAEEQGIAYTTFRSLAENPRVRALVEQEVARANAGLAPVSHVRRFHLLTKELDHDDDEVTATMKIRRSNVYRKYADTIEGLYA is encoded by the coding sequence ATGACCGAACGGGAGCAGGCGCGCAAGCCGGAAACCATGGCGGTGCCGGTTCTGACCATGCCGCAGATGCTGCGCGAACATGCGCGCCACCGGCCGTCGGCACTGGCGATCCGCCAGAAGGATTTCGGCATCTGGCAGCCGATCACCTGGTCGGGCTATTTCGAGCGTGCCCGCGCCTTTGGCCTGGGGCTGGAGGCGCTGGGGGTGACGGCGGGCGGCCATGTCGGCGTGCTGTCGGAAAACCGCGCCGAATGGGTGATCGCCCAGATGGGTGCCGGCATCATTCATGCGGTCACGGTCGGGGTCTATCCGACCAGCCCGGCCAATGAGGTCGCCTACGTTCTGGCCCATGCCGATGTCGACGTGGTGGTGGTGGAAGACCAGGAACAGGCCGACAAGGTGCTGGACTGCCGGGCGGACCTGCCGCGGCTGCGCCGGATCGTGGTCGTCGATATGCGCGGGCTGAAGGCCTATGACCACCCCGACCTGATCCCGTTCGACGAGGTCGAGCGACTGGGTGCCGAACGCCACGCGGCCGAGCCCGAACGGGCCGACCGGCTGCTGGATGCCCAGACGCTGGATGACACGGCACTGATGATCTACACCTCGGGCTCGACCGGCAAGCCCAAGGGCGCGGTGATCACCTGGCGCAACATCGTTCACGTTGTGCCGGGGCTGATCGCGCGGCTGTCGCTGGACCGCGCGGCATCGAGCCTGAGCTATCTGCCGCTGTGTCATGTGGCGGAACAGGCGATGACCAATTTCGCGCCGGTCTATCTGGGCAGCCTGATTTCCTTTGGCGAAAGCCTGCGCACGGTGCAGTCGGATTTGCGGGAAGTGGCGCCAACCTTCTTCATGGGCGTGCCGCGGATCTGGGAAAAGCTGCATGCCGCCATCCATATCAAGATGGCCGAGACCGGGGGATGGCGCAAAGCGCTCTATGACCGCGCGCTTGCCGATGGCATGGCGTTGGCCTACAAGCCGCGCCGGCAGTGGACCTCGGCCGAACGGCTGCGGTTCCAGATCTGGTATCTGCTGGTCTATCGTGCCCTGCTGAATTTCATCGGGCTGCGGCGCACGCATATCGCCCTGACCGGTGCGGCACCGATTTCAACCGACATCCTGCGTTTCTTCCGGGCGATCGGCGTGCCGCTGGTCGAGGTTTATGGCCAGACCGAAACCGCCGGGGTGGCGCTGGGGCAGTTGCCCGAGGATCCGCGCCCCGGCACGGTCGGCACGGCGGTCGACGGGGTGGAGGTGAAGCTCGATCCGGCCACCAGTGAAATCCTGGTGCGCGGCGGATCGGTCTTTGCCGGCTATTACAAGAACGAGGCGGCGACCCGCGATACGATCCGCGATGGCTGGCTGCATACCGGCGATGTCGGCGAGGAGGTCGACGGCCACATCCGCATCGTCGACCGGATCAAGGACATCATGATCACCGCCGGCGGCAAGAACCTGTCGCCGACCGAGATCGAGAACGCGGTCAAATCCAGCCCCTATCTGAAGGAATGCGTGGTCATCGGCGATCGGCGTAAATTCGTCTCGGCGCTGATCCAGATCGATTACGACACGGTCGCGCGCTGGGCCGAGGAACAGGGCATCGCCTACACCACCTTCCGGTCGCTGGCCGAGAACCCGCGTGTGCGGGCGCTGGTGGAGCAGGAAGTGGCCCGCGCCAATGCCGGTCTGGCGCCGGTCTCGCATGTTCGCCGCTTCCATCTGCTGACCAAGGAACTGGACCACGATGACGACGAGGTCACGGCGACGATGAAAATCCGGCGCAGCAATGTCTATCGGAAATATGCCGACACCATCGAGGGCCTGTATGCCTGA